In Deltaproteobacteria bacterium, the genomic stretch AAGATATGCCGCTACTAAAACTTCAACCGACTGCATGCCGGCCTTGGCGTCACTGCAAATTGGCTCATCAGAAATGAGGTCTTCAATCACCGCTTGAGTCATTTGAATGATATCGCACCGAACTGATAAACCCGCTGGCAATTCCACATTACTGTATTCCCGATACTTGCCTGGTGTTGGCTTAAAATTTGGGTCAGTCACAATAATTTCAGACTGATTCAGCTTCTCATCCGCCCGAACTCGGGCCGCAGTCAATGTTGCTTCCAGGCAAAGAGGACCAACGCCATCTTCAACCTGGTGAATAACCGCCCGGCAACTCTCCCCAAATTCCATCACCACCATACCGCCGGGGTCGACGAACTGATCACCTCGAGGGTTTTTCCCTTTAGGCTCATCGACCCAACCCGTAACTCGCGTGGGAGTACGACCAACCAGGTATGTCATCAAGTCAAACCAGTGAATTGCCTTACAGCCGAGTCCGATACCAGGGCACTGAAAATAAAGTCCCCGAATCTCTCCCCACTCCCCTGAAGCAAAGCGTTCTCGCAGCCAGCGATAATAAGGATGATATCGGCGCCCATGACTCACAGCGATTCGGGCCCCGGCTTCTGCGGCCAACGTACTGATTTCATCGCACTCGGCAATTGAACAACCCATAGGTTTTTCAATCATGAGATACTTCGCGCCTGTTTTTAGAGCAGACTCAACCAGACTTCGATGGCTTGGACCCGTGGTAGCAATACAGCAAACATCGATTTCGGCGCCTGCCACTAAATCATCCACGCTTTTGAATCGGCTCACGCTCTCGGGTAAATCCACTGCATCGAGAGCTTCTTGGGAAAGGTCAACGACCGCAACGAGTTCTAATCCATCAATCTGACGAACTGCTTGAACCACACGGCGGCCATGAGGGCCAAGACCAATTACAGCTGCTTTCA encodes the following:
- a CDS encoding Gfo/Idh/MocA family oxidoreductase, whose product is MKAAVIGLGPHGRRVVQAVRQIDGLELVAVVDLSQEALDAVDLPESVSRFKSVDDLVAGAEIDVCCIATTGPSHRSLVESALKTGAKYLMIEKPMGCSIAECDEISTLAAEAGARIAVSHGRRYHPYYRWLRERFASGEWGEIRGLYFQCPGIGLGCKAIHWFDLMTYLVGRTPTRVTGWVDEPKGKNPRGDQFVDPGGMVVMEFGESCRAVIHQVEDGVGPLCLEATLTAARVRADEKLNQSEIIVTDPNFKPTPGKYREYSNVELPAGLSVRCDIIQMTQAVIEDLISDEPICSDAKAGMQSVEVLVAAYLSSNNENRPVNLPVDSTEGRSLWLPVT